Genomic DNA from Leucobacter triazinivorans:
TCGAGTGCTCCGTCGAGCTCGACACGCGCGGTTGCGACTCCCTCGACGTTCAGCAGGCCGCCCCAGTCGGTCTTGTCCGTGTGCACGTGCGCGTCCACGAGCGTGGGCAGCAGTTGCGCTCAACCGGCGGATGCTGCGCTCGCTCGACCGGCGAGCGCGCTACTCCAGTTCGCCGGTGATGCGCCCGCGCACCCGGCGCAGATCCTCCATGAGCGCGCCGATGAGCACCCAGTGCTCGGGGTGCGGCCGCGGAATCGTGTACGGGGCCGTGAGCGCGGGGGGCTCGGCCGCGCGCGCTTCGACGGCGTCGTCGCGCGCGAGCAGCTCGAGGTCGTGCGCGGCGCGGCGGATCTCCTCGACCATGCCCACGACCGAGGCGTCCGAGACGAGGTCGGGCTCGTAGAGGTCGTAGACCGCGCGGGACATGCCGCCGATCTGGGTGATGATCGGCTGCAGGCGCTGGAACAGCGCGTCGTCCTCCCCGAGCCCCTTCCGGTAGCGGCCGCTGCGCGGGTTCAGCCGCAGACTCTCGCGGGCCTGGCGCAGCAGCCCGTGCACCCGCGTGCGCTCCTCCTGCAGCGCGCGCGCCTCGACGTGCATGGACTCGAGCCAGTCGTCGTCGCGCGGCGCGTCGAGCGCGTCGGCGATGCGGCGGAGCGAGACGGCGGCCTGCTCCGTCAACGACACGAGCGCCTCGTGCACCGGCAGCGTGCGCACCGGTGCGGCGACCAGGGCGGCGACGGCCACGCCGATCAGCGCGCCGATGAGCGTCTCGACCACCCGTTCGACTCCGTAGTGCAGATCGAGCCCGCCGAGCGCGATCATGAGCAGTGCGCTCACCACGATCTGGTTCGCGGCGCTCGGCGTCATGCGCAGCGCCCATCCGAGGGCGAGGCCCGCCACGAGCGCAGCGATGAACAGCCAGGAGTGCTGCCCCAGGAACGCTCCGGTGACGAGGGCGACGCCGACCCCCAGCAGCACTCCCACGACGCGCTCGAGGCCCTTGCTGAGGGACTGGTCCACGTTGTCCTGCACCACGAGCAGGGCGGCGATCGCCCCGAAGATCGGCAGCTGCTCGGGGAAGATGAGCAGACAGGTGAACCAGGCGAGGATCATCGACGCGAGCGTCTTCACGACCTGCAGGAGCGGTGCCCGCTGATCCGCCGTGAACCGGCTGGTGAGGCGCCGCGGCGCTCGCCCCCAGCGGGAGAGGCGACCCGGCTTCACGAGCGCCTCCGGGTCACAGCAGACCCAGCTTGCGCACCTCTTCGCGGAGCGTCGCGCCGTCGGGGCCGTAGACCCAGGGCACGCCGCTCGTGCTGCGGTGCAGATTGGCCTTGGAGCGCCCGCCCGCCAGCACGGCCTCGCCGACGGAGAGCTGCCGGATCATCACCGCGGCGACGTTCTCCGGATGGGCGGTGGCGAACTCGTGGTACAGCGCCTCGTCGTGCTGGCCGTCGTCGCCGATCAGCACCCACCGCACGTCGGGGAACTCGGCCGCCAGACGCTGCAGCTCGCGGCGCTTGTGCTCGGTGCCGCTGCGGAACCACCGGTCGTGCGTCGGGCCCCAGTCGGTGAGCAGCAGCGGCCCCATGGGGTACAGGTTGCGTGCGAGGAAGCGGCTCAGCGCGGGCGCTGCGTTCCACGCCCCCGTGGAGAGGTAGACGACGGGTGAACCCGGGTGCTCCGCGACGAGGTGGTCGAGCATCACCGCCATGCCGGGGGTGGCGGATCTCGCGTGCTCGTCCAGCACGAAGCTGTTCCACGCGGCGACGAACGGTCGGGGGAGTGCGGTGATGAGGATCGTGTCGTCGATGTCGGAGATCACCCCGAGGCGGGCGGTCGGATCGACCACGTTCACGGGTGCGTCGGCCGCCTCGCTGTCGCCCGCCTGCAGTGTGAGCGTGTGCCAGCCGGGGGAAAGCGACACCGGGACGATCGAATCGATGACCCCGCCGCGATCCGCGACCACCTCGGTCACCGGCTCGCCGTCGATGAGCACGCGCACCGGCTGGTGCGGCACCGAGAGGCTGGTGAAGGTGCGCCAGCCGCGCACCCGGGAGACCTCGGCCACGTCGGGCCGGAACCGGGTGTGCTCGCGGCTCTCGGGCTTCAGATAGAGCACGCGGCCCAGCACGCGCACCCACTCGGTGGTGCCGTAGCCGATGTAGGGGATGACCGATGGCGTCTTCCCGCGGGAGACGGCGCGACGAGCGCGGCGCACGTGCATCCAGTCTTCGAGGCGGGCCGCCAGGCGGGGCCGGGAGTCGGGCTCGGCGTTCGAAGTCACCCAGCCAGTCTAGGGTGTGCGCGCCGACGCGCCCGGATCATCCGGCTCGGGCCGAACCTCGTCCGTCCCGTCTTCTGCGAGCCGCATGTGCGCGCTCTCGCGGCGGAGAAAGGCGCGCTTCACCGCCCAGAGCCCGAGTGCGAGCGCGAGCGCCGCGCCCGCGAAGACGAGGCCGGCCCCCTTCACCCGACCGGCGAGCTGTTCGAAGCCGGCGGCCGCACCCGCGCCCAGTGAGACCACGAGCAGCGCCCAGACGAGGCTCGCCGACGCGGTCCAGGCAAGGAAGGCGCGGTAGCGCATCCCGGCCATCCCCGCGGTGAGCGGGATCAGGGAGTGCAGCACGGGGAGGAATCGCGATAGGAACACCGCCACCCCGCCCCGCTCGCCGAGGTAGTGCTCGGCGACCCGCCAGTTGCGCTCGCCCAGCCGTCGGCCGGCGCGACTGGAGCGCAGGCGGGGACCGGCCCAGCGGCCGAGCGCGAATCCGATGCTCTCGCCGGCGATGGCGCCGAGCACGAGGGCGACGACGAGCCAGGCGAACTGCGCGGGGCCCGTCACGCCGACCGCCGCGACGAGGGCGATCGTGTCGCCGGGCACCACGAGGCCGACGAACACCGAGGTCTCGAGCAGCATGCCGATACCCGCGATGAGGGTGCGCAGCACGGGATCCAGATCTCGGACCCCGTCGATCAGCCCGCTGAGCAGTTCCGTCACCGCACCGAGTGTATCCGAGCCGGAGGCTGCGGACCCGGGGAGCGGACCGAGTCGTTCGACGTCGAACGAAAAGTAGTTCGGGCTCGAGTGAAAAATAGTTCGACGTCGAAGCGCATTCGCAGCTGATTCACAGAAAAGCTAGAATGGGGGCGGCCGGTCGTCGACCGGCAGCTCCGGCGAGAATCACATCTCGTGGCGGATCTCACTAAGGGAGTGCGCCCTCGGTGGGGTGCCGCCCTTCGTTCTGGAGCGATACATGAACGAATTCCTCGACCCGTTGATCCTCGCCCGGTGGCAATTCGGATTGACGACGCTGTACCACTTCATCTTCGTGCCCCTGACGATCGGGATGGCGCTGCTCGTGGCGATCCTCCAGACGGCATGGGTGCGCACCGGCAAGACGAAGTACCTGCGCCTCACCCGGCTCTTCGGCAAGATCTTCCTCATCAACTTCGCCATGGGCGTCGTCACCGGCATCGTGCAGGAGTTCCAGTTCGGCATGAACTGGTCGAACTACTCGCGCTTCGTCGGCGACATCTTCGGCGCTCCGCTCGCGATGGAGGGGCTCATCGCCTTCTTCTTCGAGGCCACCTTCATCGGCCTGTGGATCTTCGGCTGGGACAAGCTGCCGAAGAAGGTGCACCTGCTCACCATCTGGATGGTCTGGGTCGGCACCGTGCTCTCGGCATACTTCATCCTCGCGGCCAACGCGTTCATGCAGAATCCCGTCGGCTTCGAGATCAACGACGAGCGCGGGCGGGCCGAGCTCCAGGACATCGGCGCCGTGCTCATGAACCCGGTCGCGGTGACCCAGTTCCCGCACACGATCTTCGCGGCGACCATGTTCGCGGGTGTCGTGATCGTGGCGGTCGCCGCCTGGCACCTGCAGCGGGGGCAGTATGTCGAGGAGATGCGCACCGCTCTGCGCTTCGGCGCCTGGACCAACATCATCGCCTTCATGGGCGTCGGGTTCACCGGGCACTCCCTCGGCATGGTCATGACCGAGACGCAGCCCATGAAGATGGCCGCGGCCGAGGCGCTCTACGAGAACGCCTCCGGCGCCGACGCCTCGTTCTCGATCTTCAGCCTCGGCACCCCCGACGGCGCGCACGAGATCTTCTCGATCCGCATCCCCTACCTGCTCTCGTTCCTCTCGAACGGCACCTTCGACGGCAGCGTCGAGGGCATCCGCGATCTGCAGGCGGAGTACGAGGCGATGTACTGCGGCGCGGACTCCCTGCTCACCTGCCCGAGCGACGGGCAGTTCGCTCCCATCATCTGGGTGACCTACTGGGCGTTCCGCTG
This window encodes:
- a CDS encoding FUSC family protein, whose protein sequence is MKPGRLSRWGRAPRRLTSRFTADQRAPLLQVVKTLASMILAWFTCLLIFPEQLPIFGAIAALLVVQDNVDQSLSKGLERVVGVLLGVGVALVTGAFLGQHSWLFIAALVAGLALGWALRMTPSAANQIVVSALLMIALGGLDLHYGVERVVETLIGALIGVAVAALVAAPVRTLPVHEALVSLTEQAAVSLRRIADALDAPRDDDWLESMHVEARALQEERTRVHGLLRQARESLRLNPRSGRYRKGLGEDDALFQRLQPIITQIGGMSRAVYDLYEPDLVSDASVVGMVEEIRRAAHDLELLARDDAVEARAAEPPALTAPYTIPRPHPEHWVLIGALMEDLRRVRGRITGELE
- a CDS encoding App1 family protein: MTSNAEPDSRPRLAARLEDWMHVRRARRAVSRGKTPSVIPYIGYGTTEWVRVLGRVLYLKPESREHTRFRPDVAEVSRVRGWRTFTSLSVPHQPVRVLIDGEPVTEVVADRGGVIDSIVPVSLSPGWHTLTLQAGDSEAADAPVNVVDPTARLGVISDIDDTILITALPRPFVAAWNSFVLDEHARSATPGMAVMLDHLVAEHPGSPVVYLSTGAWNAAPALSRFLARNLYPMGPLLLTDWGPTHDRWFRSGTEHKRRELQRLAAEFPDVRWVLIGDDGQHDEALYHEFATAHPENVAAVMIRQLSVGEAVLAGGRSKANLHRSTSGVPWVYGPDGATLREEVRKLGLL
- a CDS encoding DedA family protein, which translates into the protein MTELLSGLIDGVRDLDPVLRTLIAGIGMLLETSVFVGLVVPGDTIALVAAVGVTGPAQFAWLVVALVLGAIAGESIGFALGRWAGPRLRSSRAGRRLGERNWRVAEHYLGERGGVAVFLSRFLPVLHSLIPLTAGMAGMRYRAFLAWTASASLVWALLVVSLGAGAAAGFEQLAGRVKGAGLVFAGAALALALGLWAVKRAFLRRESAHMRLAEDGTDEVRPEPDDPGASARTP
- a CDS encoding cytochrome ubiquinol oxidase subunit I, whose translation is MNEFLDPLILARWQFGLTTLYHFIFVPLTIGMALLVAILQTAWVRTGKTKYLRLTRLFGKIFLINFAMGVVTGIVQEFQFGMNWSNYSRFVGDIFGAPLAMEGLIAFFFEATFIGLWIFGWDKLPKKVHLLTIWMVWVGTVLSAYFILAANAFMQNPVGFEINDERGRAELQDIGAVLMNPVAVTQFPHTIFAATMFAGVVIVAVAAWHLQRGQYVEEMRTALRFGAWTNIIAFMGVGFTGHSLGMVMTETQPMKMAAAEALYENASGADASFSIFSLGTPDGAHEIFSIRIPYLLSFLSNGTFDGSVEGIRDLQAEYEAMYCGADSLLTCPSDGQFAPIIWVTYWAFRWMIGLGALAALVSAVGLWITRKNTELPAWVWKVAIWSAPLPMLASLVGWIFTEMGRQPWIVFGVMTTEQGVSPGVPGWAVLTSLIVFTLVYGALAVVEFKLITKAAKEGLPEIASDESGEPDHERLATVY